Part of the Perca fluviatilis chromosome 22, GENO_Pfluv_1.0, whole genome shotgun sequence genome, CCACTCCGTGCTAGGTAAGTGTCAGCTACAGTTCAGTTTCAGGTAACCAGCGTGTGGTGACATGTTAGTTTCAGCACGCCTGCCTGTGTCTTCATGGCGCTGTGCACAAGTATTTAGACACGTCTGTCGGCTTTGTAGATCTGATAGTAACATTGaatccgttttgtttgacaagaCTTGACTAGATAGTTATGATAGTTCCCATCGGCCGCCACAATCTAACGTCACACAGCCTAAGGAGTTTGGAAGTTTATAATGCGGTGGCATTGGGTCGCTGtgatttctttttctaaattatGACATAAATCCATTATTTTAACGATACTTTTCCATTTAACAAAAGAGTCCCAAGTGCATAAGGGGTTCTGCTCATTGACCTAACTACGCTTCCTTCAGCTTAAGCCTTCTAGTCAAACCAGTTCTGTTGCAGACCGTGATAATGTCTTCCCCTGTGCTGCTGCTGGATATCTTTTGTTTCATGACATTTACCAATGAGATTTAGATCATGTTCCCTCCAGTCACTCCTTATGACACCACTGGGGAGACTGGCATTTGCAGGGTTAAAGAAGTTGCACAGAAGcacatcttttttattttttttatttgagcagCGCAGCAGAGCAGATGGACCAGGTATCCAACCGGTCAGGAGTGGGCAGTGATGATGTAACAGATGAGTCAACATCTGTCAGGTGGAGCTCTGATgaagaggtaaaaaaaacaacactgtccAGGTTAACATAAAGCTACTGCTGCTTGTATATGACATTTAGACCTTGATATAGTTAACTTAATCATGCACTTGTAGTATCATTTTATAATAAATTGTGACATTGAACTCTTGTGGGTCagattatctctctctctctctcacacacacacacacacacacacacacacacacacacacacacacacacacaatacacacacccCGCATACATGCTTCAATGTGAAAAGATGTCAGAATGATGGGTGGTGGCCGTGCGATGACTTGAACTGACTAACCTCCAGTTTCAAGCCAAGTCCCTGCAGACTACACCATCATTTCACCATGCTTCACCTCGCACAAGTGGGATGCTGTTGCCTCTCTGATGCAAAGCCCAAAATGCTAATTCTAATAATAATGATGTTTATCATCTGCTCAAACTCACAGGAGATGTTACTCCTTTCTCAATCTCATTTTGTCTGTCTACCTCTTCTAACCTCTGGTCAGAATCAAACACCGCATATAATTTGTTCTCATTTCCTTTACACAAAGACAAATGTATGTCTCAGTATCTGTAATGTTCCCATCTTCTCCACCAGAGCTCCGAGCCTCAGGGACAGTGTCTCGCGGCACCTCAAGCTCCTCTGCCGACCTACAAACAGAGGTTGGATGAATTTAGGAAGTTGTTCAAAGAACTGCCAGAGTCAGAGAGACTCATAGTGGGTGAGTTACAAAGACTGCTTCTCATAATAATGATCGTGTTCATCCATGATCCAAATATTGTTGTACAGAAATTGTTTTATATTAGAGTTGATGATGATATTCTTTGCTGAGATTCAgtatcattttaacatttttttttatttatttattaatgccTTGTAAAGTGGAAATGCctctgaaaaaaatatttagactAACAAATGAcgaaactgaaagaaatccttACAGGGTGATTCAAATCCAAGACTCTGTTTTATAGCTACACtgttacattaaattgtaaatgaTCAAGATAGATCAAGAAAGATTAACGGAGttaaattccttgtttgtttgcgcaaacctggccaataaagctgattctgatcaTGTTTAGTCACATGACCATGTACTGTAATTCAACATGACACTGATAGCATCATTGGAAACCACTAGAACCAACTAGAATTTAAGATGAATTCAAAAGTATTTTAGAGattccattcagcccaagattatttgttctgggagatgggtcaatcctaagcgggatggataagcacataagaagctgggtccagactagtttaatgatagccagacagattattttaaaaggatggaagaatgaaggggtACCGTCAATCCAgtagtgggcttgtgagatggctagggtggcggtgtttgaaaaaaaatgtaatttaaacagTTTGCAAGAATGGATATCtatactagaaaatggggaaagtacctgagctttctagagggctcctaagaagcttcgtgctggggagagacgtgtatgatggcgttgtcatttatacataatGTTTATATGGttaattttctattttgttgaatggtcttgaatattgtggctactgtgtcatcttttcttgatttttgtctgggtgggtggtgatgacgaAGGGGGTTGGGGAGGTGTTCATGTTGcgagttgtatgttttgtgtgtttgtttaaaaaaaaaaaaattgttaatcacaaaagaTCAGTTTTATCTAGATAACTAAACTGAATTATACATGAACTGAAAGAAGGTAAATCACACAGTCGTTCCCACAACATTTTAATACAGTGACCTGTTTTATAAATATAGTGTCACAGAACACCTCAGGCACACTCATTTGTAAGGATGGTTTGTCTGCAATATATTTTTCCTCAGACTACCCGTGTGCCCTCCAGCGGGACATCCTCCTTCAGGGACGCCTCTACCTCACAGAGAACTGGCTCTGTTTCTACAGCAATGTGTTTCGAGGAACGAAGGTAATGAGAGAGTGGAGGAGGATGTACAGCCTGTGTGGATAAAGCAACAAAATATAGTGCAAGATTATAATTTCATATAGCTAATACTTTGCattatttacctttttaatgtGCATCTCTAATAATGATGGttctatttactttagtaattGATTAACTATTTCACACTGCTCACGCTTTGCTCGTTTGTAGTAGAAAAATACCTTAGTCTAAACAGTGTGCAGAATTTTAAAGGGAAAAATCCACCCTAAAGCATAGATTAAATGTAAACAGTTGTAAAAGAACTTGCATTTCAGAGCCCCTTTTTGttgatttgttgtgttttttgttataACTACAATGGTGATGATAGAAAATACAGAGAaatctaaatgtaaatgttttcagcaatacaaaataaaaaccataaATATCAGATTTTGGTGTCAGTTCCTAAAATACAAATGGCAAGATATTCAACTTTGCAATCATGGGCAACATATGAAAAACAGCCAAGCCACAACCCTAAAAATAACAAGGAAGACACAATAATTGCAACACTTACAGCAGCGCCAGTCGACCGTATGATAATGCAACAATGCTGCTATGAGCAGTAAGTTCACGCCTCTTGGGAGTTGCTAAAAGTCATAAGATGTCATCACAAAAATAACTCCTGAGGGGAGGCTTGCCATAGGTGGATCTTTTTTGATAAGCATGTGCGCATTAACTACTGTAacctttcaccttttttttatttttatttttattttttatagattaCACTGACTCTTAAAGACCTCATAACTATGACCAGAGAGAAAACGGCTCGTCTGATTCCCAATGCCATCCAGGTCTGCACGAGCACTGATAAGGTAAAATGTGTTAGAAGAGAGCAGAGTTTATTTTACATTCAATTAACACATAATCAATTACTGTATATCTCTCTTTATATCTTCACCTGCAGTTCTTCTTCACTTCCTTCTCGGCAAGAGAGAAAAGTTACCAAGGTGTTTTCCGCATGTGGCAAAACACACTGTTGGACAAGGTATGGCCCTCCTCCACTTATCTGCTGTTACCTTCTACAGTCTCCTAATACAGACGCTCATCAGTACAATGTTCAAACTCCGTGTGGAGGGAGTAACAGCTGCTCATGCAGATCCAACAATAGCCCCAGTTTCATACCTAGTCATTTGTATCACAAACACtgtcaacacacagacacacttgtaCAATTACTTTCCAGCTGTGACTAAATGCCTCCCAGAGCACCAGACTTTGCCCCATTTTGCAGGACTTATCTGAGCGGTCCAGAGTACACATAGTGCCCTGTCTTTCTATGAAGTTATTAGTGCACTCTGCTATTGCATGCAGGCTAAAGATCTGCACACATCAGCACAGCAGAGTTtgcattatattacattacatatctttagcggacgcttttatccaaagcgtcTTACAATAAATGCATTCAACCATGAAGATACCTCCGCAAGAGTCAAACAGACACACTCGTTTGTTAATTGTTCCACTACTGAGGTGCTGTGTTTTGAAATAATTTGCCCAGATGCATGTAAGGAGTTTAAAAGTAAACCCACTACAGCTCAGCCACCTTGTTGTGTGTTCACCCAACACTTTGCTCTGTAAAAGTGAGCATAATAAACTAGAAAAGTCTAATTTAAAAATTGCAGGCGCAAACACTGTATACAGGCAAACACTGTATACAGgttgaaatgtatttaaaaaataagtgcCTGTGAGATGTTGTACAGGAGTTGAAGTTAAAACAGTTTTGAAGCCTCTGTTAAAGTGCAATTGCTGAAAACGTCTCATGCAATTTAAAGCACCATGGGCAGTTGAATTGCATTCCAGTCTGGGAAGGGTGGACTCTGTCACTAAGAATGAAAACTACGACTTAGAGAGGTAATCACATGACACCATTGCGACAAAATATAGTATCAAAAACGGGGTTTGATTTCATGAAAATGTTGAAGATTACAACTTTAACAATGAGTTAAATGGGCAAGTTGATGTGTACAGTAAATGATGTGTATGGCAGCCTACCCGCGGGGGGTGAGAGTCTGCTGGGATCTGGAGCACAAACACCTGTAGGCCTGTTATAAAAACATCACTGTAAAGAGTTCATTGACCTCTGGCGCGTCAGACGGTTTGTTAACACAGTCGTGGCCGTGACAGCTGATTTACATTCTACGAGCTGACTCGAAGCTGAAACTATTAACGGAATCACCTCATAACAAAGGAGTTTGTCTGGCCGTATGAAACGTCAATGGACAAGGACTTTCGACTGCTACAACGAGCTTTTATTTACCTTTATCACGGTTTAAATCTGGGCGGCGCGTCTTTACGCCCCTGAACTCGCTCAAATCTACCAGGACTTCCTGAATGTGCGTCCAGGTTACGGATCACCGTCTAACAGCCAGTTCAAGCTCACAGCTGCGGAGAAATGTCCTCTGACAcgtaagtttaaaaaaaaaaaaaaaaacgtgtgaaTGGATCTTAAACTTTCTCTCGTTTTTAGATGCGCTAAACCATATGTGCTTCCATATGGCAAAACACGTTAATTTCCCGTCGGCATAAACAAGCCTACAATAATACAGACTATACGTTATCTCCGCCATATGGAAACGCACATcttgtttttgtaattttctaagaTTGACCTTCTGCTGGTTGTCAACACAAAAATATAAGATGACTATCCCAGCGGTCGATAGAGAATATAAGGTTTATAGGTTTGTCACCCATGGAGATAAGACTGTAAATAATACTGCATGGAGGCTAAATGTTTGAGGTTACCTGCAACTACTTCAAACTCTGAGTCAACATGAGTTTCTATGGTTTCTATGTGTCAAAGCAGAGTTGCTCCTGTAGAAGGAGCTTCTCTACAGGAGATAGTTTCCTAACAAGCCTTTGCTGTCGAccagtggcggttctacattgaattacaccctGGGTGAGACTACCTTCGAGCCCTTTCCAACATTCCTAAGCCCATTTATTTCTACTGAAAACGTAAATCTTTAACATGCGGATGTGTGTTGGCGGCCtgggaaaataattaattttttaaatttttcaagACCATCTTAAAACAACTTTTAGTAAATGAATGCACCTTGACTTACGTATTTACATGCACTGTAGCTACCtgtagtatgtacagtatgaccTGTGTACTACTTAGATAATCACTTCCTAACAACATGCTGCTCATTGAtgtgtgtttggaggaagaTTTATCAGGCTATGGTTTGGGTTTTAAATGggatttattgatttaaaaaatacagactATCACtatagtctggctatcaccagaccaagctcaatcttttgagattgaacattagtctggggagtctgctctgtattttctactgcacaagaggcgtgatcaacgggcgtagttcaaatgactctgtacgcaaattggatagtccttcaaccgaTCAGAcaaacgatccgggtgacgtagcagcgacagcggcatcaacaggttgctgcgcttcggtggcacaagaagctgcttggtcgcttctctatcgccGTCGTGTTaaacccatggatgtattaagagaactgttAAACCCggcaatagcgcgccaggtggataagtcagtttgtgattggttacCGCAAAATTGTAACGGAGAAGAtggataaacgtacaggtttccagcctgagctgcagtgCGAAATCAAATCActggcagatcgggctgggtttacccagtctagacTATCACCAGCCTTAACCTTTAATCGATTTAGTAGTTttttaaagacagaaaatacagattaCTTTTGTTGCTGCATTATGACCTCACAATCACTATATTTGACTACAGTATCCCTAAAAGCATGTTTTGGGTAAATTTAAATCAACATGGGGGTAATAATCAGGTGTCCACTTGTATAtaaattatttgaaaatgtacCCTAGCACATACAGTAATGCTATGCGACGTCCCAAACTGGATACCCCTGAGAGTAACTTGGATATTCCAAATATAAGACTATAATGAACTGCGTGGAGCTAattatctacacacacacacacacacacacacacacacacacacacacacacacacacacacacacacacatatatatatgttggaTTGCTTTCGTGAAGTTCTATCTAGCCTACTTTTAGTTCTCAAATTCTGTTTcagtccccccacccccctttccCCTTCTTACACAGGTTTTGTGCACGGCACCTTCtccacacagtgaaatgatagatAATAGAAAACTGCTTTGCGGCGCAGAggatttaaatttttaaatgtttcttcgCCTTTGCCAAAAAACGCTACGGTTGTCAATGTTGCCATGTCTTTGTGACCTCTTTTTATTCCCACTTTCAGCCTCTGACCAGCTCGGAGTTGTGGCAGATAATTAAACAGCATTATGGTCATGACCTGGGCCTGAGCCATGAAGACATGGAGAGCTTACAGTTACCAGCAGAACCAAGCATGCAGACCAGGTAAGCCCACTCCTACCTGCATGTCCCTCCTCGTATATGCAAACAAAATGTGCTGTAATTTGATCCCacctgactgtctgtctgtccgcaGCCTGACAGCGAGGCCTGGTGGCGATGAGGGTCTATGGAGGCTTGAGCGCTCTCCTTCCCTTCGCCTCCCTGGGATGGAGCATGGGCCTTTAGAGACCTCCACTCCTCAAGGGGAGGACTTGCCTTCCCCTTTCGGCTCACACAACTCTCCTAACGCGgtattaaaatgttttcctttattgtgtgaTCTGTGCATATCTGGATCTTTTCACACCTCATTTTTTTGTCTCGCCCTCCAGCAGGAAGACTCTCGCAGCACCCCGTCTCAGCAGCGCAGCCCTGCTCCCTCGCTGGACCGCCTTGCCCCAGAACGGGTTTCTAAGCACTCTTCGCTTTCTCTTGACCTGAACGCCAACAAGAACAACATGTCTGAGGAGAGCGGTTCAGAAGGCATCGAGGACAGTAAGTCAGGAGGCACTGGAGGATGCTTGAgcttatgttttgtatttttgtggtTTAACATTTTCCtttatctacagtacaggccaaaagtttggacacaccttctcattcaaatgcgtttccttttattttcataactatttacattgtagattctcactgaaggcatcaaaactatgaatgaacacatggaattatgtacttaaagtgtgaaataactgaaaacatgtcttatattttagattctttaaagtagccaccctttgcttttttattaataagggaaaaatttccactaattaaccctgacaaagcacacctgtgaagtgaaaaccatttcaggtgactacctcatgaagctcattgagagaacaccaagggtttgcagctctatcaaaaaaagtaaaaagggtggctactctgaggaatctaaaatataagacttaagttatttcacacttttttgttaagtacataattccatatgtgttcattcatagttttgatgccttcagtgagaatctactatgtaaatagtcatgaaaataaagaaacacattgaatgagaaggtgtgtccaaacttttggcctgtactgtatgtcgaAACCTATTGCTTCATCAGTGGAGGAGCGAGTGGGTTTGTCCCAGGTGCATGGTCGACTTTATCTAAACAAGGTGTTCCACATCAGCGCCAGCAAGATGTTTGAGCTGCTCTTCACCGACTCCAGCTTCATCCGCAGGTTCATGAACATCAGGAAGACAACCAGTAAGTAATAAACCTTCATCTGTTGCCTCTTATCTGTTTGTAACAATGTTTATCTGTATGATCCctgataaaataaattaataaaatgatgTACAGTCATTCCTGAACTTATTTATCCACCAGTTATATCTAATAAAAGCTTTCACGTGAAATATTCAAGTTGTCCTTTGTATTATCAGAGGCCAGCTTTACTGCTTGGCAAAAAGACGATGTGGGAAACATGAAGAGGAGTCTGAACTACACGATTTCCATCAGCAACCCTCTGGTTGGCAAGTTCTCCACTGCTACAGAgaaccaggtgtgtgtgtgtgtgttactgtgtgtgttactgtgtgtgtgtgtgttactgtgtgtgtgtatatgcgttaatgtgtgtgtgaatggatgcaTTACTGTGCATTTGTACTCTTAATTTGTGTCACAGATACTGTACAAAGAATCCAGAGATGGTCAGTATTACCTCTTGGACTCCGAGGTGTACACTCACGACGTTCCCTATCACGATTACTTCTACACTCAAAACCGTTACTACATTATAGGTAACTCGAAGCGGAAGTGTCGACTAAAGTAAGATATTACAATTATATCAGTTTGACATATAACACAAATATTAAGTGACTGccattaaaaatctctttttgtgCTGCCAGGGTCTATACCGATGTGAAATACAAGAAGCAGCCATGGGGCCTGGTCAAGTCCTTCATCACCAAAAACTCCTGGAGCGGCATAGAAGATTATTTCAGACAGCTGGGTAAGAAGAAAGCTGTGTTCTCACAGTTTGGAGGCAGAAAAGAGCACCTCCCTGTTATCTTTCCTTAGCTTgtggtttttttatttatttttttaactaatgGGAACGGTTTCCTCCAACACACATCAGGCTCTACATCAGTGAATCATTTCACAGCTGCATTTGCAAGGAAGTAGAATGGGACTAAAACGAACAATCTGGCCTGCATCAGTTATCAGCCTTTtatgtttagttttagtttattttctattttgcacaat contains:
- the gramd1c gene encoding protein Aster-C isoform X2, with product MDQVSNRSGVGSDDVTDESTSVRWSSDEESSEPQGQCLAAPQAPLPTYKQRLDEFRKLFKELPESERLIVDYPCALQRDILLQGRLYLTENWLCFYSNVFRGTKITLTLKDLITMTREKTARLIPNAIQVCTSTDKFFFTSFSAREKSYQGVFRMWQNTLLDKPLTSSELWQIIKQHYGHDLGLSHEDMESLQLPAEPSMQTSLTARPGGDEGLWRLERSPSLRLPGMEHGPLETSTPQGEDLPSPFGSHNSPNAEDSRSTPSQQRSPAPSLDRLAPERVSKHSSLSLDLNANKNNMSEESGSEGIEDMEERVGLSQVHGRLYLNKVFHISASKMFELLFTDSSFIRRFMNIRKTTKASFTAWQKDDVGNMKRSLNYTISISNPLVGKFSTATENQILYKESRDGQYYLLDSEVYTHDVPYHDYFYTQNRYYIIGNSKRKCRLKVYTDVKYKKQPWGLVKSFITKNSWSGIEDYFRQLEAELLEEEAEMNQAGGDSGKMGGLRRRRRTYSRTLPEHMKPNNQYGQDLEQHRDGNMGPIEMNGPHRWNTTTIVAGMSVILLILTVMNLGLFFKLWAMEDIVHRMYLSTKYRLKEQSEASLASEYGPKQRPGFREDAQLLKTVLQDSINLLEQLRSSLVVLQQNFALANRTAEPQ
- the gramd1c gene encoding protein Aster-C isoform X1; the protein is MDQVSNRSGVGSDDVTDESTSVRWSSDEESSEPQGQCLAAPQAPLPTYKQRLDEFRKLFKELPESERLIVDYPCALQRDILLQGRLYLTENWLCFYSNVFRGTKITLTLKDLITMTREKTARLIPNAIQVCTSTDKFFFTSFSAREKSYQGVFRMWQNTLLDKPLTSSELWQIIKQHYGHDLGLSHEDMESLQLPAEPSMQTSLTARPGGDEGLWRLERSPSLRLPGMEHGPLETSTPQGEDLPSPFGSHNSPNAQEDSRSTPSQQRSPAPSLDRLAPERVSKHSSLSLDLNANKNNMSEESGSEGIEDMEERVGLSQVHGRLYLNKVFHISASKMFELLFTDSSFIRRFMNIRKTTKASFTAWQKDDVGNMKRSLNYTISISNPLVGKFSTATENQILYKESRDGQYYLLDSEVYTHDVPYHDYFYTQNRYYIIGNSKRKCRLKVYTDVKYKKQPWGLVKSFITKNSWSGIEDYFRQLEAELLEEEAEMNQAGGDSGKMGGLRRRRRTYSRTLPEHMKPNNQYGQDLEQHRDGNMGPIEMNGPHRWNTTTIVAGMSVILLILTVMNLGLFFKLWAMEDIVHRMYLSTKYRLKEQSEASLASEYGPKQRPGFREDAQLLKTVLQDSINLLEQLRSSLVVLQQNFALANRTAEPQ